The proteins below come from a single Kryptolebias marmoratus isolate JLee-2015 linkage group LG12, ASM164957v2, whole genome shotgun sequence genomic window:
- the aldh16a1 gene encoding aldehyde dehydrogenase family 16 member A1: MARSSAKTVYEIFQSMEYGPASASSVATAQAWLDHHSRSLGLFIDGKFVRPADRRSCSLTASKGDVVCRTVSAEDEDISQCASSADGGYKSWSSLTCSQRSKVLLRLVGVLGLHGQCVSELCELCEASCSLSALVRLLQYYSSWAQLRDSLVSNWAPVGVVVVVTSDDCSLYSLMLKVLPALAMGNSVIVVPGRSAAPPALLLAQLFTTAGLPAGALNVLTGSAVPLGAKVAQGPNVGHVTYSGNKQDGAMLCKATAGMGVPVSVSPCVGATCPFIIFESADINSAVDEAIQTAFKKKKELHWLLCVQESVADSIVARLKLRMAGMKCVSLRSDADRSLVDAAVQEAQQQGATLVQSCAASPPGALYPPTVLCGAAPSSPFVVSPSPGPLLPLMTFRSNSEAVAVGNHSPHGYAASVWTEDLTLALETAKSLSVGSVWVNSSSVLDPCLPVSGHKDSGSCTDGGQEGLYQFLRPSFSSSPCLRSSPVSMDYSKFGTEASQAVIPDSSEPSSSPPSYLQFVGGKACKSVSGCSVAVQAPGGGGVLALCPEGGRKDVRNAVEAAIKVQPGWMKKSPSARAQSLHALAKGLEAKRREMAAAVVTQTGVSLAEAEEEVEQSVARLGVWAAYCDKVQGGSLPMPQSGAALSIPEALGVIGMVLPDRNPLLSMVTLIGAAVATGNAVVVVPSKKRPLPALAFVQVLQSSDLPAGLVNIVTGSRDQLTVALANHSVIKAIWYWGSAEGCQYLQHTCTSPLKTLRLFCQKDEGGKERGTDWTRPDPALLEDLWRNAVQWKSVWIPTA, from the exons ATGGCCCGTAGCTCCGCCAAGACGGTGTACGAAATCTTCCAGAGCATGGAGTACGGACCCGCGTCGGCTTCCAGCGTCGCCACGGCACAG GCCTGGTTGGACCATCATTCGCGTTCGCTCGGCCTCTTCATCGATGGCAAGTTTGTCCGTCCGGCAGACAGACGTAGCTGCTCCCTGACTGCTTCTAAAG GCGATGTGGTGTGCCGCACGGTGTCCGCCGAGGACGAGGACATTTCCCAGTGCGCCTCGTCTGCCGACGGCGGCTACAAGTCCTGGAGCAGCCTGACGTGCTCCCAGAGATCCAAAGTCCTGCTCAG GCTGGTGGGTGTTCTCGGGCTGCACGGTCAGTGCGTGTCGGAGCTGTGCGAGCTGTGCGAGGCCTCCTGCTCGCTCTCGGCACTCGTCAGGCTGCTGCAGTACTACAGCAGCTGGGCTCAGCTCAGAGACTCGCTCGTCTCAAACTGGGCTCCTGTCG GTGTAGTGGTTGTTGTCACCTCTGATGACTGCTCCCTTTATTCCCTGATGCTCAAAGTCCTGCCGGCATTGGCCATGG GGAACTCTGTGATTGTCGTTCCCGGTCGGAGCGCCGCCCCCCCAGCCCTCCTCTTGGCGCAGCTTTTTACCACAGCCGGACTTCCTGCTGGCGCTCTGAATGTTTTAACAGGAAGCGCCGTGCCCCTGGGGGCCAAAGTGGCCCAGGGGCCCAACGTCGGCCACGTGACTTACAGCGGCAACAAGCAG GATGGGGCGATGCTGTGTAAAGCCACGGCAGGAATGGGGGTCCCCGTCTCTGTCTCCCCGTGTGTCGGCGCCACGTGTCCTTTTATCATCTTCGAGTCCGCCGACATCAACAGCGCTGTGGACGAAGCGATCCAGACTGCcttcaagaagaagaaagag ctccACTGGCTGCTGTGCGTGCAGGAGAGCGTGGCGGACAGCATCGTGGCCCGACTCAAGCTGCGAATGGCAGGAATGAAGTGCGTTTCTCTGCGCAGTGACGCAGACAGAAGCCTGGTGGACGCTGCAGTACAGGAGGCTCAACAGCAGGGGGCAACG ttgGTTCAGTCCTGCGCCGCCTCTCCGCCTGGAGCCCTGTATCCTCCCACGGTGCTTTGTGGTGCGGCCCCCTCCTCGCCGTTTGTGGTCAGCCCCTCTCCTGGACCTCTGCTGCCTCTCATGACTTTCAGAAGCAACTCAGAAGCTGTGGCTGTGG gaAACCACAGTCCTCATGGCTACGCCGCGTCCGTCTGGACTGAAGATCTGACTCTGGCTCTGGAGACGGCAAAGAG TCTGTCCGTTGGATCAGTGTGGGTGAATTCCAGCTCCGTGTTGGATCcctgtcttcctgtttctggtcaCAAAGACAGCGGCTCCTGCACTGATGGAGGACAGGAG GGCCTGTACCAGTTTCTGCGTCCgtccttttcttcctctccttgTCTTCGCTCCTCTCCTGTTTCCATGGACTACTCAAAGTTTGGAACAGAAGCATCCCAGGCTGTCATTCCCGATTCTTCAGAGCCTTCAAG TTCTCCTCCGTCCTACCTGCAGTTTGTTGGAGGCAAAGCATGTAAATCAGTGTCAGGCTGCAGTGTGGCGGTGCAGGCACCAGGGGGCGGCGGCGTGTTGGCGTTGTGCCCCGAAGGAGGCAGGAAGGACGTCCGAAATGCCGTGGAGGCCGCCATCAAAGTCCAGCCTGG CTGGATGAAGAAGAGTCCTTCTGCACGCGCTCAGTCCCTCCACGCTCTGGCTAAAGGCCTAGAAGCCAAGAGGCGGGAGATGGCGGCGGCGGTCGTCACCCAGACTGGCGTCTCGTTGGCCGAAGCTGAAGAGGAAGTGGAGCAGAGCGTTGCCAGGCTCGGCGTTTGGGCGGCTTACTGCGATAAAGTTCAGGGAGGATCACTA CCCATGCCGCAGTCAGGCGCTGCTCTGTCCATCCCCGAAGCCCTGGGAGTCATTGGGATGGTCCTGCCTGACAGAAATCCCCTGCTCTCCATGGTAACGCTCATTGGGGCGGCCGTTGCCACCGGTAACGCGGTCGTCGTGGTCCCCAGTAAGAAGCGTCCCCTTCCGGCCTTGGCTTTTGTTCAA GTGCTCCAGTCTTCAGACCTGCCCGCAGGTTTGGTCAACATCGTCACAGGAAGTCGAGACCAGCTGACAGTGGCTCTTGCTAATCACAGCGTCATCAAGGCCATCTGGTACTGGGGCAGCGCTGAG GGCTGTCAGTACCTCCAGCACACCTGCACCAGCCCGCTGAAAACCCTGCGGCTCTTCTGTCAGAAGGACGAGGGCGGCAAAGAAAGAGGGACAGACTGGACCCGGCCCGATCCGGCTCTGCTGGAAGACCTGTGGAGAAACGCCGTCCAGTGGAAAAGCGTTTGGATTCCTACTGCATGA